The proteins below are encoded in one region of Verrucomicrobiota bacterium:
- a CDS encoding iron ABC transporter permease gives MKKYDLNFSTVAFLGLLLAFFGAFLFYPISFMLKGAFITDGHFSLEYFKLLLASPLQRESLYNSFRIALFTTAVVTAITLPLAHWMTRFDFRGKTILSSLLLVPMILPPFVGAIGLKQLLAKYGSLNLALVHLGISPAESPIDWLGAGGFWGIVILQVLSLYPIMYLNLAAAMANVDPALREAAQNMGASGWRLFRSVTLPLILPGWFAGAIIVFIWAFTDLGTPLIFGFSRVVPVQIFDTVTSINTNPMGYALVVFVLVLTVALFVLSKRAFGGKRYEMIARGHTAETAVKPNLKEGLLIWGATGALIFLALLPHFMVIVQSFAGRWFFSVLPDEFTTANFGEVFSHGATISSIRNSLFYSSLSSMLDLVLGVVIAWLLTRRRIPFAELFDALAMLPLALPGIVLAFGYVAGFDFKISWLNPRENPTLLLIISYSVRRLPYIVRSAYAGFQQTSITLEEASANLGASPFRTLRKITLPLVTANLVAGTILTFAFAMLEVSDSLILAMREQYYPITKMIYQHMSRIEPNAPAVACALGVLGMILLTASLFIAGKILGKKMGALFRA, from the coding sequence GTGAAGAAGTATGATTTGAACTTTTCCACCGTTGCCTTCCTGGGCCTATTGCTGGCCTTTTTTGGCGCGTTCCTGTTTTATCCCATCAGCTTCATGCTCAAGGGCGCGTTCATCACGGATGGACACTTCTCCCTCGAATACTTCAAGCTGCTCCTCGCCAGCCCGCTGCAACGCGAGTCGCTGTATAACAGTTTCCGCATCGCCCTATTCACCACGGCGGTGGTCACCGCCATCACGCTGCCGCTGGCGCATTGGATGACCCGGTTCGATTTCCGCGGCAAGACCATCCTGAGCAGCCTTCTCCTGGTACCGATGATCCTGCCGCCGTTTGTGGGGGCGATCGGCCTGAAGCAGTTACTGGCCAAGTATGGCTCGTTGAATCTGGCACTGGTACACTTGGGGATATCGCCAGCGGAGTCGCCCATTGACTGGCTCGGGGCGGGCGGGTTCTGGGGGATTGTGATTTTGCAAGTGCTCAGCCTCTACCCCATTATGTACCTGAACCTCGCGGCCGCGATGGCGAACGTGGACCCCGCCTTGCGCGAGGCGGCGCAAAACATGGGAGCCAGCGGATGGCGGTTGTTCCGCAGCGTGACGCTGCCGCTGATCCTGCCGGGCTGGTTCGCCGGAGCCATCATCGTGTTCATCTGGGCGTTCACGGATCTGGGCACGCCGCTGATCTTCGGCTTTTCGCGGGTGGTACCGGTGCAAATCTTCGACACGGTAACCTCGATCAACACCAACCCCATGGGGTACGCGCTCGTCGTGTTCGTGCTGGTGCTGACGGTCGCGCTGTTCGTGTTGAGCAAGCGGGCGTTCGGCGGCAAACGGTACGAGATGATCGCGCGCGGGCACACGGCGGAGACCGCAGTGAAGCCAAACCTCAAGGAGGGCCTGCTGATCTGGGGCGCGACGGGCGCGCTGATCTTCCTGGCGTTGCTGCCACACTTCATGGTGATCGTGCAATCCTTCGCCGGACGCTGGTTCTTCAGCGTGTTGCCCGATGAATTCACCACCGCCAACTTTGGCGAGGTATTTTCGCACGGGGCGACGATCTCCAGCATCCGCAACAGTTTATTCTACTCCAGTCTCAGCTCTATGCTGGATCTGGTGCTGGGCGTGGTGATCGCGTGGTTGCTGACGCGGCGGCGGATTCCGTTTGCGGAGTTATTCGACGCGCTGGCCATGCTGCCGCTGGCGCTGCCCGGCATCGTGCTGGCGTTTGGCTACGTCGCGGGCTTCGACTTCAAGATTTCCTGGCTGAATCCGCGCGAGAATCCCACGTTGCTGCTGATCATCAGCTACAGCGTGCGGCGGTTGCCGTACATTGTGCGGTCGGCGTACGCAGGCTTCCAGCAGACGAGCATCACGCTGGAGGAGGCGTCCGCCAACCTCGGGGCCTCGCCCTTCCGCACCCTGCGCAAGATCACGCTGCCACTGGTGACCGCCAATCTCGTCGCGGGGACAATCCTGACGTTTGCGTTCGCCATGCTGGAGGTAAGCGACAGCCTCATCCTGGCCATGCGCGAGCAGTATTATCCCATCACCAAGATGATCTACCAGCACATGAGCCGCATTGAGCCGAACGCACCCGCCGTGGCGTGCGCCCTGGGCGTGCTGGGGATGATCTTATTGACGGCCAGCCTCTTCATCGCCGGCAAAATCCTCGGGAAGAAAATGGGCGCGCTGTTTCGGGCATAG